A portion of the Malania oleifera isolate guangnan ecotype guangnan chromosome 3, ASM2987363v1, whole genome shotgun sequence genome contains these proteins:
- the LOC131151638 gene encoding pentatricopeptide repeat-containing protein At4g18520, chloroplastic: protein MLSRAPPSPHTMLSRPAFLFSTQPALSCKPMNRLKKRSHNYSPNPKKFPSFSSKNLFFKTRFSNFCNFSIPERNPDAKSINSLSTNLLDHPNELAFWLQSCYCIQDVRRIHAVVMKCLGVSLVFVCNNLISAYLRLGQLHEARKVFDQMPKSNVVSWTAILNGYLNFGYDDEAVKLFRNFIEKGYRANFKTFVCVLNLCSKRLDLELGKQVHACVIKGNWRNLIVDSATVYFYAECGELLDAFRVFHQMPQRDLVTWTTLIAACSQQGDGEGAFSMFLQMLSDGFFPNEFTVCSVLKSCGEEKALNFGRQLHAVIFKKILQDDVFVGSSLVDMYAKCGEIIDSRVVFDAMKWRNMVTWTSIIAGYARNGLGEEAISLFRVMKRQKICANSLTIVSILKACGLTGALLMGKEIHAQIVKKSNQSNIYIGTTLVWFYCKCEERHVASKVLQTMPLRDVVSWTAIISGCTHLGHEAEALEFLREMLDEGVEPNDFTYSSSLKACAKLEDILQGKSIHSSVNKTAASSNVFVGSALISMYGKCGYVSEAIQVFDHMLERDVVTWNAMISGYIRNGLFQEALRLIYQMQAEGFKVEDYILSTVLAACGDVSTTMDLSSYHCLPSC from the coding sequence ATGCTCTCCCGAGCACCCCCCTCACCCCACACCATGCTCTCTCGCCCAGCTTTCCTCTTCTCCACGCAACCTGCTCTGTCATGTAAACCCATGAACCGCTTGAAAAAAAGAAGCCATAATTACAGCCCAAACCCCAAAAAGTTCCCTTCTTTCTCTAGCAAGAATCTATTTTTCAAAACGAGGTTCTCGAATTTTTGCAATTTTTCTATACCCGAAAGAAACCCAGATGCCAAAAGCATCAATTCTCTTTCAACGAACCTGTTGGATCATCCGAACGAGCTTGCATTTTGGCTTCAATCATGTTATTGTATCCAGGACGTTAGAAGAATACACGCAGTTGTTATGAAGTGTTTGGGGGTTTCTCTGGTGTTTGTTTGCAATAATTTGATTTCTGCTTATTTGAGATTGGGCCAGTTACATGAGGCTCGTAAGGTGTTTGATCAAATGCCGAAATCAAATGTTGTGAGCTGGACTGCCATTCTTAATGGGTATTTGAATTTCGGGTACGATGATGAAGCTGTAAAGTTGTTTCGTAATTTTATTGAGAAGGGTTATCGAGCAAATTTTAAGACATTTGTATGCGTCCTGAATTTATGTAGTAAGAGGTTGGATTTGGAGCTTGGGAAGCAAGTTCATGCGTGTGTTATTAAAGGTAATTGGAGAAACTTGATTGTAGATAGTGCCACTGTTTACTTTTATGCAGAATGTGGTGAGCTGTTGGATGCATTTCGCGTATTTCATCAGATGCCACAGCGGGATCTTGTTACTTGGACCACCCTGATTGCTGCTTGCTCCCAACAAGGAGATGGAGAAGGTGCTTTTTCAATGTTTTTGCAGATGCTCTCTGACGGATTTTTTCCTAACGAATTTACTGTTTGTAGTGTTCTGAAGTCCTGTGGAGAGGAGAAGGCACTAAACTTTGGGAGACAGTTACATGCTGTAATATTTAAGAAGATACTTCAGGATGATGTCTTTGTAGGGTCGTCCCTCGTGGACATGTATGCTAAATGTGGGGAAATCATAGATTCTAGGGTAGTATTTGATGCAATGAAATGGAGAAACATGGTGACATGGACCTCCATTATTGCAGGATATGCTCGCAATGGGCTTGGTGAGGAGGCCATAAGTCTTTTTCGTGTaatgaaaagacaaaaaatatgTGCTAACAGCTTAACAATTGTAAGCATTCTCAAGGCATGTGGCTTGACTGGAGCCTTACTGATGGGAAAGGAAATTCATGCACAGATTGTTAAAAAGTCTAACCAAAGCAACATATACATAGGTACCACTCTTGTATGGTTCTATTGCAAGTGTGAGGAACGTCATGTTGCCTCCAAAGTCCTCCAAACAATGCCTCTCAGAGATGTTGTCTCATGGACTGCTATAATTTCTGGATGTACTCATCTTGGGCATGAGGCTGAGGCTCTTGAGTTCTTAAGGGAAATGTTGGATGAAGGTGTGGAGCCAAATGATTTTACTTACTCATCATCTTTGAAAGCATGTGCTAAGCTAGAAGATATTCTGCAAGGGAAATCGATACATTCCTCTGTGAACAAGACTGCTGCCTCATCTAATGTTTTTGTTGGCAGTGCCCTCATAAGCATGTATGGAAAATGTGGATATGTTTCAGAGGCAATACAAGTTTTTGACCACATGCTAGAGCGAGATGTGGTAACGTGGAATGCTATGATTTCTGGTTATATAAGGAATGGGCTCTTTCAGGAGGCTTTAAGACTCATTTATCAAATGCAGGCAGAAGGTTTCAAGGTGGAGGATTACATCCTTTCAACAGTTCTTGCTGCATGTGGAGACGTCAGTACGACGATGGATTTATCATCCTATCATTGCTTGCCTTCTTGTTGA
- the LOC131151639 gene encoding uncharacterized protein LOC131151639: protein MNIPSTTSDDTRIVVHFSGIPTHRTIHLDHRDQSTTPLLPSPKPSVSDDFRSLQPSLKWCALDHSSPAAKIISYVVFLFFALLIPAAASLSVGVPATAPSGDPTSFNKLVQLPESTLAAIAFLTLSRFFERNHNGDISAVRGGYTKELDKAFQYLGCILLPSFVVQVVHKVAVFSAVTVNFFPGKWVVFGLVLGSWVYRTGVFLLVCVVFRLRCEAELQRLEGLGRKLREGAAVAVAEVFEEHKRIREELGETSHGYRFFIIGCLVTMTVSQLGALLLVLASKSHKNFFNSGDLVICSVVQLSGFFLCLMGAARITHRAQGIVSVAAKWHLHIICAAAASKPPAPICGGDSRSHSPETFITTALSSEDPSSFQARQALVTYLQHNNGGITLFGFALDRGLLHTLFAFEFSLVLWILSKVIVLHS from the exons ATGAATATACCCTCCACCACCTCCGACGACACCCGTATCGTCGTTCATTTCTCCGGCATCCCCACTCATCGCACCATCCACCTCGATCATCGCGACCAATCAACCACACCTCTCCTCCCCTCGCCTAAACCCTCCGTCTCCGACGACTTCCGCAGCCTCCAGCCGAGCCTCAAATGGTGCGCCCTCGACCACTCCTCCCCCGCCGCCAAGATCATCTCTTACGTCGTCTTCCTGTTCTTCGCCCTCCTCATCCCCGCCGCCGCGTCCCTCTCCGTCGGCGTCCCCGCCACTGCTCCCTCCGGCGATCCCACCTCCTTCAACAAACTTGTACAGCTCCCGGAATCCACCCTGGCCGCGATCGCCTTCCTCACCCTGTCCCGGTTCTTCGAGCG CAATCACAATGGCGACATTTCCGCCGTCCGCGGTGGCTACACGAAGGAGCTGGACAAGGCTTTCCAGTACCTGGGCTGCATTCTGCTGCCGTCGTTCGTTGTGCAGGTGGTGCACAAGGTGGCCGTCTTCTCCGCCGTGACTGTGAATTTTTTCCCGGGGAAATGGGTGGTGTTTGGGTTGGTGTTGGGGTCGTGGGTGTACAGGACGGGGGTGTTCTTGCTGGTGTGCGTGGTTTTCCGGCTGAGGTGCGAGGCAGAGTTGCAGAGGTTGGAAGGGTTAGGGAGGAAGCTGAGGGAGGGGGCGGCGGTGGCGGTGGCGGAGGTGTTTGAGGAGCACAAGAGGATAAGGGAGGAGTTGGGGGAGACAAGCCACGGGTACAGGTTCTTCATTATTGGGTGCTTGGTAACCATGACTGTGAGTCAGCTGGGTGCTCTGTTACTGGTTTTGGCTTCCAAATCCCACAAGAATTTCTTCAACTCTGGTGATCTTGTG aTATGTTCAGTAGTACAACTAAGCGGGTTCTTCTTGTGTTTAATGGGGGCTGCAAGAATCACTCACAGAGCTCAAGGTATCGTCTCAGTTGCAGCCAAATGGCATCTGCACATCATCTGTGCCGCCGCTGCAAGTAAACCTCCGGCTCCCATATGCGGCGGCGACTCCCGCTCCCACTCTCCGGAAACTTTCATCACTACTGCTTTATCATCAGAAGACCCTTCCTCTTTCCAAGCCAGGCAAGCTTTAG TGACATACTTGCAACACAACAATGGTGGAATTACACTTTTTGGATTTGCACTTGATCGTGGTCTTCTTCATACACTCTTTGCATTTGAGTTCTCTTTGGTGCTATGGATATTAAGCAAAGTGATTGTTCTTCATTCCTAA